CGGCGCGCCGATCCGCGGACTGTTCGTGCTCGACCGCAGCGTGTCCTACGTGCAGCAGGGCGATCCGTGCACGGACGGAGCGGCGACCCGCAGCTTCTTCGCCCTGCGCGCGGCGCAGTTCAGCGTGGCCGGAGTGAGTGGCTCGGCGACCACGGGCGTCCCGCCCGGAGTCGACTGCGCGCCCGACGGCGCCTGCTCCGTCGTGGTGAACCTGCAGAACGAGCTGGATCCGCCGGGTTGCCGGGTCTCGGTCTATGAAGTCGACTTCGACGTGAGCCCGCTGGCCTCCGCGCAGCTCGGCCCGGTGTCGCTGACGTTCTTCCTGGCCCCGGCGCTCTCTCCGCCTGCGTTCTACGCCACGATTCCCGATCCGCCCTGGGCGATCGCGACCGGCACGTCGGCGATGATCCAGAGCGCGCAGGGCGAGATCGTGATCGCCGTGAGCTCGCTCACGCGCGACCAGGTGTGCGGAGACATCGACCTCGACCTGGACGTCGACGCCACCGACCTCGCGCTGCTGCGCGCGGCGCTGGCGAACCCCGCCGGCGCGCCGCTCCCGCCGGGCGGCGCCGCGCGCTGCTCGGTGATCGGCGGGGCAACCGATTGCGACGTGGTGGACGTCGCGGTGCTGAAGCGCGCGCTCTCACCCGGACCGCCCGCGCTCCCGCCGGGAGTGCAGCAGGTCTGCGCGGCGATGAACGGAGGCTAGCTGGGCTTCGGCTGGCGCCACTGCACGCGGAACCGGATGGAGTCCCAAGGCTCTCGCTCGCTCACGAGCGTACAGGCCGGCCGATGGCCTGGGAGGTCATCGTCTCCAGGAATCCGCAGTTGCGCCAGCGCAGTGAGTCGGGGTAGTCACCGGCGCCGGAGATCCGGATCACGAACGAGCCGGCTCGGGCGTCGAACGACTCGAGCTCCCAGCTCGTGAAGCTGTACAGCGCCTTGGCGAGCGTGAGCAGCGTGCGCACGAAGGCCGCGTCGGGCTCGGAGCCCGCCTGGCGGTCCATCTGCTTGTACATCCCTTGCCGCGCCAGCGCCGCAGTGCCCTCGCGTCCCAGCTCGACGAGATACTCGGTCTGCCCGCCGCCCGCGCGCTTCATCATGAGCGTGAGCACGCGGTCGTAGATCCGGACGGGATACCAGGCCGACGCGGCAACGCGGTCCCGCTGGACGCCGCGCTGCATCAGCTCGCGGAGCTGCCCCAGTGGATCAGGCGGAAGCCGACCCCGGCGAAGCTGGTGGCGACGAAGATGCCGAGCGCGATGCGCGAGATGCGGTAGGCGGCCGGGTCGGCGCGCACCTGCTCAGGAATGAACAGGTGCGCGAAGCGGAGCCAGAGATTGGCGAAGGCCGCGGGAGTCTTAGCCGCGCAGCCGGTAGCGGATCGGCACGCGCTTGGGCGCGCCCACGAACGTCGCCGCCGTGTACTCCGTGGGGCCGGTGAGCTCGATCGACTCGAGCCGGGGCAGGAGCTCGCGGAAGAACGCCGCCAGCTCGAGCCGCGCGAGGTTCGCGCCCAGACAGAAGTGCACTCCCGTGCCGAACGCCAGGTGACTCGCCGCGTTCTCGCGCGTGACGTCGAAACGGAACGGCTCGTCGAACACGTCTTCGTCGCGGTTCGCCGAGAGATACGACATGAGCAGCGCGTCGCCCTTGGCGATCGACTTGCCGCGCAGCACGTAGTCCGCCTGCGCGTAGCGCAGGAAGTGCCGCACGGGAGTCACCCAGCGGATCATCTCCTCGACCGCGTTGTCGATCCCGGCAGGGTCGCGCTGCAGGGCCCGGAGCTGCTCGGGGCTGCGGATCAGCGCCTCGAGGCCGCCCGCGAGCGTGCTCGAAGTGGTGTCGTGACCCGCCGTGGCGACGATGATGTAGTAGCCGAGTGTCTCGAGGTCGGGCAGCGGCGCGCCGTCGACGCGCCCGTTCGCGATCACCGAAGCCAGGTCCTCGCCCGGCTGCGCGCGCCGGTCGGCGGTCATGCGCTGGAAGTAGCCGACCAGCTGCATGATCACGGCCATGCGTTTCTCGGGCTCGGCGCCCACGCCGAAGTCGGGGTCGTCGGCGCCGAACAGCTTCTGCGTGAGATCGAGCATGAGCGGCTCGTCGGCCTCGGGCACCCCGAGCACGCTCATGATCACCTGCAGCGGGTAGTAGCGCGCGACGTCGAGCGCGAAGTCACAGGCGCTGCCGAGCTGCGCCATGCGGTCGACGTACTTCTTCGCCAGCTCGCGTACGCGCGGCTCGAGCGTGCGTCTCAGCGCGCCCGGCTTGAACCAGTCGTTGGTCAGGTTGCGATAGCCGCGGTGCTGCGCGCCGTCCATGTGGATCAGCGTCTTGAACGGGATCTGCTGCCCGCCGTGCTCGGGCTTCATGTGCCGCGGCGCGAGCACCGAGTCGATCGTGTTCAGGAACAGCTCGGGCTGGCGCTCGATCTCGAGCACGTCGGCGTGTCGGGTCACTGCCCAGAACGGGTCGTAGCCCTCGGCCTCGATGCGCGCGACCGGGTTCTCGCGGCGCAGCCGCGCCGCCTGCGCGTGCCAGCGCTCCGAGTCGGGATAGGCCTGGGGATCGGTGAAGATCGTGACGTCGGACATGTCCGCTCCCATCGGCACGAAGGCTACCATACCCCAAGGTATGGTCCGCTCAGCGGCGCGGCGTCGAGGCGTCGACCCAGCGCCGGTACTCGGCCACGAGCGCTGCGAAGCGGCGCGGGGTCATGCGCGGCTCGAGCTGTTGCGACCCGACGGCGATTACGAGCGCGATGCCCGCCAGTCGCGACGCGCGTTCCGCGGGCATGCCGAGCTCGCGAAACGTACTGGCCAGGCCGCGCTCGCGCCGCGCGTCGACGCGGCGCTGGCTCGCGGCCGCGTACGCATCGGAGCGCGACAGCTGCCGGATCGCGCGGTCGACCTGCTGCTGCCGGAGCGCATTCTTCTGGATCAGCGCCACGCGCGCGCGCGGAGACACCCCGAGGATCCAGCTGCGCAGCCGCGCGTTGTAGTCGCGCTCCCAGTAGCGCAGGAGCTGGCGCACGAAGTCGGTCCGGCCGCGGAAGTGGTGGTAGAACGAGCCCTTGGTCACGCGCAGGCGCGCGCACAGGTTCGCGATCGTGACCGCCTCCGCCCCCCGCTCCGCGAGCAGCCCGAGCCCCGCGTCACAGTAGTCCTCGCGGCTGCGAGCCCCGCCGTTGCGCGAGGTCTTCAGCGCTTCTCGCTCGCCCGGCGCAGCGCCTCGTAGAGTGAGTCCTCGTCCCAGCTCTCGTCGAAGCGCGTGCCGTCGATGAAGAAGGTCGGGGTGCCGTTCACGCCGCTGCGCACGCCGGAGGCGAAGTCACTGCGCACGCGCTCGGCGATCGCGTCGGCGTCGAGGTCGCGCGCGAAGCGCGTGGTGTCCAGTCCGACCTGCTTGGCATAGCGCTTGAGATCGTCGGTCTCGAGCGCGCGCTGGTGCTCGAACAGGCGGTCGTGCATGGGCCAGAACTCGTTCTGCAGGCCCGCGGCCTCGGCGGCTTGCGCGGCCCGTACGGCGTGCGGGTGCATCTCGCCCAGCGGGAAGTTGCGGAACACGAAGCGCACGCTCTTGCCCAGCCGCTTCAGCACCTGCTTCACGATCGGGTGCGCGTGACCGCAGTGCGGGCACTCGTAGTCGCCGTACTCGACCAGGGTGACGGGCGCGTCGGCGCTGCCCTGCGCGTGGTCTTCGGGTCCGACGGGCGGTCGCAGCTTGCTCACTTCGTGACTCCCAGCTTGTCGAGCGCGTCGAAGATGCCGTCCGCGCCCGGATTCACTGCGATCGGCGACAGGTAGCTCCAGGCGATGCGCCCGGCGGCGTCGACCACGAACAGCGCGCGCTCGCAAAAACCGTCCGCGTCGCGGTACACGCCGTACAGCCGCGCGACCGCGCCCTTGGGCTCGAAGTCGGCGAGCAGCGGGAAGTGGAGCTTGCGGTTCTCCGCGAAAGCCGCGTGACACCACACGCCGTCGACCGAGATCCCCAACACCTGCGCACCGTAGCGCGCGAACTCGCCGCGCATCTCGTTGTAGAGCGCAACCTGGTCGCCGCACACCGGGCTCCAGTCGGCCGGATAGAACACCAGGACCACGGGCCTGCCGCGAAACTCGTGCAGCGAGAGCTTCTGCTTCGGGGTGCTGTCCAGGGTGAAGTCGGGGGCGGCTGCGCCGGCGGCGAGGGGCTGACTCATGGCCCGATTCTAGACCCTGCCCACCCTCTGCGCGCGCGCGCCCGACCCGGTACACTCTCGAACCGCATTCACCCCAAACCGCTCCACGGAGGACTCCATGCAAGACCACCTGAACTTCTACATCGACGGGGCCTGGGTCCCGCCGGTCAAGCCGGGAAACACCCGGGAGGTCGTGAACCCCGCGACCGAGAAGCCGATCGCGCGCATCTCGATGGGCAGCGCCGAAGACGTCGACAAGGCGGTGAAGGCCGCCCGCCGCGCGTTCGAGAGCTACTCGCGCACCACGCGTGAGGAGCGCATCGCCCTCATGCAGAAGATCATGGCCGCCTACCAGGCGAAATACGACGAGATGGCGAAGACCATCTCGAGCGAGATGGGCGCGCCGATCTGGCTCTCGAAGGCCGCACAGGCCGCGATGTTCCTGGCCCACTTCGGGCAGGCCATCGAGGTGCTGAAGAGCTTCGAGTTCGAGGAGAAGCGCGGCAAGACGCAGATCCTGCGCGAGC
The sequence above is drawn from the Myxococcota bacterium genome and encodes:
- a CDS encoding cytochrome P450 codes for the protein MSDVTIFTDPQAYPDSERWHAQAARLRRENPVARIEAEGYDPFWAVTRHADVLEIERQPELFLNTIDSVLAPRHMKPEHGGQQIPFKTLIHMDGAQHRGYRNLTNDWFKPGALRRTLEPRVRELAKKYVDRMAQLGSACDFALDVARYYPLQVIMSVLGVPEADEPLMLDLTQKLFGADDPDFGVGAEPEKRMAVIMQLVGYFQRMTADRRAQPGEDLASVIANGRVDGAPLPDLETLGYYIIVATAGHDTTSSTLAGGLEALIRSPEQLRALQRDPAGIDNAVEEMIRWVTPVRHFLRYAQADYVLRGKSIAKGDALLMSYLSANRDEDVFDEPFRFDVTRENAASHLAFGTGVHFCLGANLARLELAAFFRELLPRLESIELTGPTEYTAATFVGAPKRVPIRYRLRG
- a CDS encoding helix-turn-helix domain-containing protein, which codes for MGRGLTLRGAAPGEREALKTSRNGGARSREDYCDAGLGLLAERGAEAVTIANLCARLRVTKGSFYHHFRGRTDFVRQLLRYWERDYNARLRSWILGVSPRARVALIQKNALRQQQVDRAIRQLSRSDAYAAASQRRVDARRERGLASTFRELGMPAERASRLAGIALVIAVGSQQLEPRMTPRRFAALVAEYRRWVDASTPRR
- a CDS encoding thioredoxin domain-containing protein: MSKLRPPVGPEDHAQGSADAPVTLVEYGDYECPHCGHAHPIVKQVLKRLGKSVRFVFRNFPLGEMHPHAVRAAQAAEAAGLQNEFWPMHDRLFEHQRALETDDLKRYAKQVGLDTTRFARDLDADAIAERVRSDFASGVRSGVNGTPTFFIDGTRFDESWDEDSLYEALRRASEKR
- a CDS encoding redoxin domain-containing protein, which translates into the protein MSQPLAAGAAAPDFTLDSTPKQKLSLHEFRGRPVVLVFYPADWSPVCGDQVALYNEMRGEFARYGAQVLGISVDGVWCHAAFAENRKLHFPLLADFEPKGAVARLYGVYRDADGFCERALFVVDAAGRIAWSYLSPIAVNPGADGIFDALDKLGVTK